AACGCCAACAGTTATCAACAATATACTTATAGCCTCCCCAGTCACTGCAACGATTGCAAAATCAGCAACATGTTGCTGCTCCTATTGCACAAGGTTTGATCTTTATGGATTAAGAGACTATAGGAAAGAAAATTCTATTTTTGATTTGGCATTACGAAATCATCCTCAGGGTTGATATTTCACATCGCAGGGACTGAACTATTTTGAGAGACATTCTATAGACGATCAAATCTATGGAGCATCTCTGGTacatttaataattatttaagaCTGGAGATAAAATATCAAACAGAAAACGATTCAGTATTGCTGAATTTGTACCAGTTCATGTGTTCCCTGTGTTTTTATCAGCATCATACACTGAACACTAGCTATGAACTATGGCCTGTtatattcttgtaaatattttacatcAGTTCCTTTTTTTGCCAGACAAACACAGATTAGACCAGAGCAAGGTCAGGATAAATCAGCTGGTACGTGGAGTGAGACAAAGAATGTTAAAACGTGTCCTTGGTTCAGACCATATTTGAGTCTTTCACCTAGGTGCACCTTTTCTTCCATCTATGAGAGCAGATCCCGTATGTGACAATTATCAGCATTTATAACAGTAATTAATGTCCTTTTTAGATGCTACTACTATTAAAACCTGTAAATAATCCGTCATCATGTAGCACTGTGAGCACAAGTACAGGATATTTGGGAGTACTTACATGTGATGTTCTTAGTACAGCGATGAGTTCAGCTTTGACATTTTGGAGGTTGTGTGCActgcaggtgtctctctctctcacacacacacacacacacacacacacacacacacacacacacacacacacacacacacacacacacacacaggaagtcAGACATCACTACAATCCCATTCTCTCTGTTGTGTATCAAATGGATTGCATAATTTAGGATtacgcacaaacacaaaccaagaGGAAAACGTAGACGCTTTGTAAAGTTATTTTATAAAATAGAAAGAGAATTTCTTAACTCACACATGATattaaatagtttttctttcttaaacGCATATGAGCATGTGCGATTGGTGGTCTCGTGTTATTGTATGAAACAGGTGTTTACTGGGTGTTTCAGTGCGTTTGGTGTCAACACCTGCATTATTCTGCACCAGTTGTGGGCAGCTTTGGAGTCAGCAGGCACATGGTGAAGCATATAATGTGACAAGAACAGTAAAGGTAGTGTTTGTTATTATGCTGAATGGGGTTGTGAAAGTTTTAATCTcttacattttgttgtttaaagcCATATTTGCTTATACTACCTATTGTTTTTGCTTGAATTAGCCACTGGATGTATCCTCTCAGTAATTACACCGACATGAATATCAGCCTCCCCACTGTGTTGTATGAGGACAGAAACATTTCAGCAAATTTTGCACTTGTATGCTTAGTTTATTAACTGGAGTAAAAAAGACAGATTATTTTCATGCAAGACAAGCTCAGGATTGAAggcagtatatatatatatatatatatatatatatacatgaatGTCAATGATTTATACTTGGCATTGCATGTTAAGATGctgcataaatgtaaaaaaatctaataaaatgaaGTACAAGACAATTCAAGTCTCCAGGAAAATAGGCAGGCAAACATGAAAATGGGGTTAAGTGAACAACTTCAGAAACAAAGACATGACAATCTGACAAACAACTGAGGCAGGTGATTGAATGAGGCTCAGGTGAGACAGGGGCAAACAGGTGGAAAAAATGCTTAGACAGGTTTTACATATTCATTGGTTAAACTTTGTGGAAAATGTTTACATGGTTCCAGTAGGTTTTATTCCATTAGAAGCATTTAAAGGCTCATTGACATTCATGCCACATTCTCTTTCACATGCTCTCGCTCTTCTCTCTGTCCATCTATTGCTCTTTTCCCTCCCTAAAACCACCCCTCTCTCTCTTATTCTTCccatttctctcttttcttcagTCTGCCTTTCATGTCACTTCATTAGCACGCTTGCAGAGGGAGGGCTGATGGCTTCTCTCGCCGGCGCCCTTGCTGCGGTTTGGCTGCAGCTGCTTGGCTGTGATAAAGagagtaaagagaaaaaagtttcacactaattacaagacaaaaaggaagcactTGGTAAAAGGCGCAGTGAAAATGAAGGTCAAACCGTCACTGATATAAAAGGAATGAAGTCTATTAGAGAGCATCTGTGAAGTGAACAGAGATCACCCAAGAGGGGGTAAAGGGATTTATTGCTAGATAGCAAAGGAAGAACATTTACCGGTCACACTGGCAGTACTTCTTGGGTTTCAGTGGCTGTTCGGTACTCTTCATCCTCTGAAATTTCttctaagaagaaaaaaattacagtgcACTTTTTTGTATGCCCCAGAAACCTTCTCATTTTCCTTCATGCCACCTTTTTTATTCACAGCGCAGGAGTATTCTCAGCTTCCTCACTTACCTTCCTTTCTCTGTTCCTCTTGCACAAGACGATGACAAAGACCGTGAGGAGAATCACAACCAGGCAGCCGACTCCAACGGCCAGCCATACCCACCAGTCCaggcccagcagcagcagctcagcatcaCCAGACTTATGCTCAGTAGTATCTGGACCAGCAGAGACAACACACATGGTGGGGAGTAAGGCTCAAAAGCATCAATAACGCATTCAGAGACAAAATACTTTGAAGCAGctggtcacagtgagagtacgTACGGTTTCTGCCAGCAGGCTTATGGATGTCCTTTTGGGGATCGTATGGTGTGGTGGTGGCGGGAGTAGGTCCTGAAAGCACACcacacatttagttttttcttttgaacaCATAGCTGTGGCAGAAAGCACATAAGAGGTCCTGCATATACTAGTATAAATGTCCTACCTGATACTTTAATCATTAGAGTCTGGCTGAATGTCTCCCCTCCATAGGTTAACGTACAGTTCCAGGGCCCAGCATCTGAGTCAGCAACAGGTTTGAGATCAAATGTCGATGAGCCTTTCTGTAGAGTTCCATCAGGCTTCTTCCACTCCACTGTAACCCCGAGGTTGGGATCTTTAACCTGACAGTAGAGTGTAGCCTCGCTACCCACCTGGAGGGCACCAGAGGGAACGACTGAGACTGGCACAGAGAGGGACGACACAGGAGAGAATAAAGTGAGAATcacaaagagaaagaggaggctATGCTGAACTAAAGgtccaaaacatgacattaaCTTATGGTTTGATAGGACATGTGAAATGGCAGTATGTTGTACTGTATATTAACGGACAAATGGTAGCACTTTATATTGGAGCAGGCAGGTGAGCTGAAGATGTTATCAACTGAATTATAGGAAATGTAGGAACAATTAGTTTTAGAGCTTGAGCTATGTTGAAAACTAGGAGCTGGATATTTTTGGCCTTTGCTGCTTCAGTTTGTACCATTTTTAATCTGTCTATTGAGAATCCCTAACAACAGTACaacaataaatcacaaaaaaaccctttttaaaaactgtgtgtGTAAAGCAGTAGATTTGTATAGGATTTATGTTGATCATTTGTATTCAAATGCTTGTAATAGTAAGAAGTTTGAAGAACAGAACCATTTCTCATTTGGtttcctttgtttattatgttctTCATAATACAGGTATCATATCTTGAGTCTGCTGCTTACCTGACACCACGAGAAGCATATGTTCTAGAACTGTTGTATCTGCTTTACATGTGAACTTTCCAGTGTCTGTGTCTTTCACAGGATAGATTTCCAGGTTCGGTTCCGGCCTCATCCTTGACCTTTGCACAATTTCAGCTGTGCCTAATACAGAGAAAACAtataataatgtaatataatgtgatgtaataataatacagtgATGTAAACTGTTGAGTTTTTTCAAAACACCTAAGTCACTTTTTTTGAGTACCTTTGGTAGGGAAACCCCTTTTTCCAATCCTAATAATCTGTTGATTTTCACGACTCCACTCAAGCTGCTTGGTGTAGCTGCTGATACCACACTCAATGGTGGCCTTCTGTCCCACTTCGGTGAAGATAACTTTGCCTGTAGAGACTGCAACCAGCACTGAAGAGAAAGGAATACGTTTATTTAGAGCATTTCATTTAGTATTGTGTATTTACAATTGGATTCCACCTTTGCATTATGATAGGAATACATAGTATTTGTGCAGTAGTTGTCAGTAATTTGCCAACATTGGGGGTTTGTAGGCATTTGGGATGAGAAACACAACTACAAACATGTATGTACATGATTTTTCCAGTTATATTGAAAGACTTTGAAAACATACATGACATATTTGGATCTATGACTTAACTCTTTATTTTAATGGATTATTTTAATAGCAAAATAAGTATATTCACTTACCAAGCCCAAACCACATAACTGTCTTCATTTTGAATGATGATCtaaggggtaaaaaaaaaaaaagtcatcaatgattaaaaaacaaacaaaacaaaaactacgaAGGCAGTATTTCATGGCGTGACAGTGAACCCTTCATCCATTTTGTAGACACAGCTTTGGTTTGACATGAGCACCGAACCAAAAAACATGTGATCCCAAACCtctcagctctctctctctctctctacttcCTGCCTCTGTATCctgtattaaaatattaaaacttgcTGCCTACACTTTAAGCAAAATGGAACGAACGTCACTGAGGAAATTCCAGCATATGTTCGAGCTCTAATA
This genomic stretch from Amphiprion ocellaris isolate individual 3 ecotype Okinawa chromosome 9, ASM2253959v1, whole genome shotgun sequence harbors:
- the cd4-2.2 gene encoding CD4-2 molecule, tandem duplicate 2 isoform X2, which gives rise to MKTVMWFGLVLVAVSTGKVIFTEVGQKATIECGISSYTKQLEWSRENQQIIRIGKRGFPTKGTAEIVQRSRMRPEPNLEIYPVKDTDTGKFTCKADTTVLEHMLLVVSVSVVPSGALQVGSEATLYCQVKDPNLGVTVEWKKPDGTLQKGSSTFDLKPVADSDAGPWNCTLTYGGETFSQTLMIKVSGPTPATTTPYDPQKDIHKPAGRNHTTEHKSGDAELLLLGLDWWVWLAVGVGCLVVILLTVFVIVLCKRNRERKKFQRMKSTEQPLKPKKYCQCDRQAAAAKPQQGRRREKPSALPLQAC
- the cd4-2.2 gene encoding CD4-2 molecule, tandem duplicate 2 isoform X1; the encoded protein is MKTVMWFGLVLVAVSTGKVIFTEVGQKATIECGISSYTKQLEWSRENQQIIRIGKRGFPTKGTAEIVQRSRMRPEPNLEIYPVKDTDTGKFTCKADTTVLEHMLLVVSVSVVPSGALQVGSEATLYCQVKDPNLGVTVEWKKPDGTLQKGSSTFDLKPVADSDAGPWNCTLTYGGETFSQTLMIKVSGPTPATTTPYDPQKDIHKPAGRNHTTEHKSGDAELLLLGLDWWVWLAVGVGCLVVILLTVFVIVLCKRNRERKKKFQRMKSTEQPLKPKKYCQCDRQAAAAKPQQGRRREKPSALPLQAC